A window of Lentibacillus sp. Marseille-P4043 contains these coding sequences:
- a CDS encoding LysR family transcriptional regulator yields MEIKHLQYFIEATRAGSFTHAAENLYITQPALSRIIKSLEDDLGAPLFIRSRKKLILTDAGRVLYQHAQVIEKQFHLLETELSNLLTLKKGHIRIGLPTIINSFFFSQLIGSFHKEYPEVTFQLEEDGSKRIEEKIISDQLDFGVVVLPTNHNMLDYYTFVNENLKVVAPSSHPIANRSDVSLDELKGETFIMFNQDFSLRNLILNACEGVGFQPKIISETSQLDFIEEMVASGLGVTLLPESTSRELTSNVQTVAVINPEIEWSLAIIWKTDAYLSQINKEFIRFAKEKLAQI; encoded by the coding sequence ATGGAGATTAAACATTTGCAATACTTTATTGAGGCTACACGTGCTGGCAGTTTTACCCACGCAGCAGAAAACCTATACATAACGCAGCCAGCCCTAAGTAGAATTATCAAATCATTGGAAGATGATCTTGGTGCTCCGCTTTTTATTCGCTCCCGGAAAAAGCTAATTTTGACAGATGCAGGGCGTGTTCTTTACCAACATGCACAGGTTATTGAGAAACAATTTCACCTTTTAGAAACAGAGCTTAGTAATTTACTTACATTGAAAAAAGGGCATATCCGTATTGGGCTTCCTACAATCATCAATTCTTTTTTCTTTTCTCAGCTAATTGGGTCGTTTCACAAAGAATATCCAGAAGTGACGTTCCAATTGGAAGAGGATGGTTCGAAGCGGATTGAGGAAAAAATCATTAGTGATCAACTCGACTTTGGTGTTGTCGTTTTGCCAACTAATCACAATATGCTTGATTATTATACGTTTGTGAATGAAAATTTGAAAGTAGTTGCGCCTTCATCTCACCCTATTGCGAACAGGAGTGACGTTTCACTTGATGAACTAAAAGGGGAGACGTTCATTATGTTTAACCAAGACTTCTCATTAAGAAACCTTATTCTGAACGCGTGTGAAGGTGTTGGTTTTCAGCCGAAAATTATTTCTGAAACATCACAGTTGGACTTTATTGAGGAAATGGTAGCCTCCGGTTTAGGTGTCACCTTGTTACCGGAAAGTACTAGTCGGGAATTAACAAGCAATGTGCAAACTGTTGCAGTAATAAATCCGGAAATCGAATGGAGTCTCGCAATTATCTGGAAAACAGATGCTTATCTATCGCAAATTAACAAAGAATTTATTCGCTTTGCCAAAGAAAAACTTGCACAAATCTAA
- a CDS encoding hydroxymethylglutaryl-CoA lyase has product MVHWPKHVQIKEVGPRDGLQNEKKPVPTADKVNWINMLSESGVKEIEYSSFVHPKWVPQLSDAHEVGKKIKRNPDVRYSALVPNMKGLELALETGIDGASVFMSASETHNQKNINKSIAETYPVLGEVIKEAKKNDKHVTGYVSTVFDCPFEGKVTPEQVIRVCDKLFEYGVDDISLGDTIGTAVPSQVDQLLEAVLSRYPKEKIIMHFHDTRGMAIANITRSLPYGITRFDSSIGGLGGCPYAPGAAGNVATNDVLYLLHGLGIHTGIDEKKLQEAAFYIQQKLGKSLPSKSLAYAASQN; this is encoded by the coding sequence ATGGTACATTGGCCAAAACACGTTCAGATTAAAGAAGTAGGACCGCGGGATGGATTACAGAATGAGAAAAAACCGGTACCAACGGCTGACAAGGTTAATTGGATTAACATGTTGTCTGAATCAGGTGTTAAGGAAATCGAGTATTCGTCATTTGTCCATCCAAAGTGGGTTCCACAACTATCCGATGCACATGAAGTAGGCAAGAAGATCAAGCGTAATCCCGATGTCCGTTACTCAGCACTGGTCCCTAACATGAAAGGATTGGAATTAGCACTAGAGACAGGGATTGATGGAGCATCGGTATTCATGTCTGCGAGTGAAACACATAATCAGAAAAACATCAACAAATCGATTGCGGAAACGTACCCGGTCTTAGGAGAAGTCATTAAAGAAGCTAAAAAGAACGATAAGCATGTTACTGGCTATGTTTCCACCGTGTTTGATTGCCCGTTTGAAGGAAAAGTCACGCCAGAACAGGTTATTCGAGTATGTGATAAGTTATTTGAATACGGTGTTGATGATATTTCGCTTGGCGATACGATTGGTACAGCTGTCCCATCACAAGTGGACCAGTTGCTAGAGGCAGTACTTAGTCGTTATCCAAAAGAGAAAATTATTATGCACTTCCATGATACAAGGGGTATGGCTATTGCTAATATAACAAGATCACTTCCATATGGTATCACAAGGTTTGATAGTTCAATAGGTGGATTAGGCGGATGCCCATATGCCCCAGGAGCTGCCGGTAATGTAGCAACTAATGATGTGTTATACCTATTGCATGGATTAGGAATTCATACAGGGATTGATGAGAAGAAATTACAAGAAGCAGCATTTTATATCCAGCAAAAGTTAGGAAAGTCACTTCCAAGTAAATCGCTTGCGTATGCTGCTAGCCAGAACTGA
- a CDS encoding acyl-CoA thioesterase: MEAKKVKETRVIQTDQVLTNDLNNYHTLFGGVLMKKMDGCATLSARRHSRVRECVTASTDSVNFIEPIRVSDSVCLESFVTFTGRSSMEIFCKVIAEDLETGERRLAATAFLTFVAIGEDKRPVMVPEVIPETEEEKYLYETGQERAKLRKLKRQKNKDLVSKLTLEKPIL; the protein is encoded by the coding sequence ATGGAAGCTAAAAAAGTAAAGGAAACGCGCGTTATTCAAACAGACCAAGTACTCACCAACGACTTGAATAATTATCATACATTATTCGGTGGGGTACTCATGAAAAAAATGGATGGATGTGCGACACTTTCTGCCAGAAGGCATTCTAGAGTCAGAGAATGTGTTACAGCATCAACAGACTCGGTAAATTTTATTGAACCGATACGAGTAAGTGATTCTGTTTGTCTTGAATCGTTTGTAACGTTTACCGGAAGAAGTTCCATGGAGATTTTTTGTAAAGTAATTGCCGAGGATTTAGAAACCGGTGAACGAAGATTGGCGGCAACTGCATTCTTGACTTTTGTTGCGATAGGTGAAGATAAAAGACCTGTTATGGTACCCGAAGTTATTCCTGAAACGGAAGAGGAAAAATATCTTTATGAAACCGGTCAAGAACGTGCAAAATTGCGCAAACTCAAAAGACAAAAAAACAAAGATTTAGTATCAAAACTTACCCTGGAAAAACCTATTTTGTAA
- a CDS encoding LrgB family protein, whose protein sequence is MINFLIGLAAIVGTLLIFLFATKVHNRFDYTFTAPVIIATFIIIVGLLIFDIPYETYMIGGEWINKLLGPAVVALAYPLYQQRGVLKKLIIPVFGGTLFGAIVGVSTGILLTKWAGFDRLIIYSLSPKSVTTPVAMAIADSNGGITPLAAVFVMIAGIGGVTISSIVLKYFHVHHYLGRGVGMGCASHAIGTAAAMEHNQLEGSISTIAMVVSAVVVSIITPGLIVLLM, encoded by the coding sequence ATGATTAATTTCCTTATTGGTTTAGCTGCGATTGTTGGCACACTTCTTATTTTTTTGTTTGCGACAAAAGTTCACAACAGATTCGATTATACCTTTACAGCACCTGTTATTATAGCAACTTTTATTATCATTGTTGGACTGCTCATTTTTGATATACCATATGAAACGTACATGATCGGCGGAGAATGGATTAATAAGCTGCTGGGACCGGCTGTTGTGGCGCTTGCTTACCCGCTTTATCAACAGCGTGGGGTACTAAAAAAGCTGATTATCCCTGTCTTTGGTGGTACACTTTTTGGAGCAATTGTTGGCGTGTCTACTGGCATACTACTGACAAAGTGGGCTGGATTTGATCGGCTAATTATTTATTCGCTAAGCCCTAAATCGGTAACTACTCCGGTTGCGATGGCGATTGCGGATTCAAATGGAGGGATCACACCATTGGCAGCTGTTTTTGTCATGATTGCCGGAATTGGTGGTGTTACGATTAGCTCCATTGTTTTGAAATATTTCCATGTTCATCACTATCTAGGTCGTGGTGTGGGGATGGGGTGTGCATCGCATGCCATTGGAACTGCGGCCGCGATGGAGCACAATCAGCTTGAGGGCTCCATCAGTACGATTGCAATGGTTGTTAGTGCAGTTGTGGTGTCGATCATAACACCGGGATTGATTGTACTGCTGATGTAA
- a CDS encoding glycosyltransferase, with translation MKKVGLVMRKIQFTEAQGPRIFADRLKQLCKEFGVDIVFISPERHVSGYDWIPGYEHEKGDLVNYDIVLDKIYSENIDHVIYTVSGFTYLKMFIENSVLFPHSFPDPALTGYEMMRPFYEIVDKAIVQTEYLKRELHTNFGVTDVSVIPIGFNERLASKHFDPSQVVDNRVLWIGRDEANRRPDLVLEYARRNPDKEVFMVFGGERYRESMKKYNIPDNVKLQFALTQDDIFALMNSAKVYWSCSKFDTFAMPLTEALAMGKMVVKPEHPCYDHISSTHSFSGNEKNWFELVNMAAASPNKVSMENRQYAFDKFTSEVMKQGYRDFFDQWLRK, from the coding sequence ATGAAAAAAGTTGGACTCGTGATGAGAAAAATACAATTTACCGAAGCGCAAGGACCACGCATTTTTGCTGATAGACTGAAGCAACTATGTAAAGAATTTGGTGTGGATATTGTCTTTATATCTCCTGAGCGGCATGTTAGCGGGTATGATTGGATTCCAGGATATGAGCATGAAAAAGGCGATCTGGTCAATTATGATATTGTTTTAGACAAAATTTACTCGGAAAATATTGATCATGTGATATATACAGTTTCTGGCTTTACCTATTTGAAAATGTTTATTGAAAATAGTGTTCTTTTCCCACATAGTTTTCCTGATCCGGCTTTGACTGGTTATGAAATGATGAGGCCATTTTACGAAATAGTGGATAAGGCCATTGTCCAAACGGAATATTTGAAGCGTGAATTGCATACAAATTTTGGTGTTACGGATGTTTCTGTTATCCCAATTGGTTTCAATGAAAGGCTGGCGAGTAAACATTTCGATCCTTCGCAAGTCGTTGATAATCGTGTGCTTTGGATAGGTAGAGATGAAGCAAATAGGCGCCCTGATCTGGTGCTGGAATATGCACGAAGAAATCCGGATAAAGAAGTGTTTATGGTCTTTGGCGGGGAGCGGTACAGGGAGAGCATGAAAAAATATAACATACCTGATAATGTGAAACTGCAATTTGCTTTAACGCAAGATGACATCTTTGCGCTTATGAATTCTGCAAAAGTGTATTGGAGCTGTTCTAAATTTGATACATTTGCCATGCCGCTAACAGAAGCATTAGCAATGGGAAAAATGGTCGTGAAACCGGAGCATCCTTGTTATGACCATATCAGTTCCACACACTCCTTTTCTGGTAATGAGAAGAACTGGTTTGAACTCGTGAACATGGCTGCAGCTTCACCTAATAAAGTTTCAATGGAGAACCGGCAGTATGCTTTTGACAAATTTACAAGTGAAGTCATGAAGCAGGGGTATCGGGACTTTTTTGATCAATGGTTAAGGAAATAA
- a CDS encoding helix-turn-helix domain-containing protein has protein sequence MGKGRIIINLHNIGKKIKQARLRSKKTQQQIADQCNISKSLLSKIENGQTASAVATLSKISEALDVPLSWVLDGHSETDLVLLPKSNRQFKVGDENMGYSYELLARSRFSGIEPTIVHVTPKDANLRHEPYTHSQDEFIYILEGSIYLLYDDQKHYMETGDTSYFKGVKPHLFVPVDNEGAKVLTVFVDSGV, from the coding sequence GTGGGAAAGGGGAGAATAATCATAAATCTTCATAATATAGGTAAAAAAATAAAACAAGCTCGCTTACGAAGCAAGAAAACGCAGCAGCAAATCGCGGATCAATGTAATATCTCCAAAAGCCTGTTATCTAAAATTGAAAACGGCCAAACGGCATCTGCTGTTGCGACATTATCAAAAATCAGTGAAGCATTGGATGTGCCGCTTTCTTGGGTATTGGATGGTCACTCAGAAACAGATCTCGTATTATTGCCAAAGTCAAACCGACAATTCAAAGTGGGCGATGAGAATATGGGCTACTCCTATGAGTTGCTCGCCAGGTCACGATTTTCTGGAATTGAACCAACCATTGTTCACGTCACACCAAAAGATGCGAATTTACGTCACGAACCCTATACCCATTCCCAGGATGAATTCATTTATATTTTAGAGGGGTCGATTTATTTACTGTATGATGATCAGAAACATTATATGGAAACAGGTGATACCTCTTATTTTAAAGGAGTCAAGCCACATCTGTTCGTGCCAGTCGATAATGAAGGGGCAAAGGTATTGACCGTATTTGTTGATAGTGGAGTGTGA
- a CDS encoding DUF4870 domain-containing protein, producing MDTSSKVLSSLNYFSIFFAPFLFPLIVYFVVEEPVKYHAKRALISHIIPFIVILLAIVLGIIFGLSNSFGLATGSIVIGYLLAGILYIVYLIWNIVQGIKIFI from the coding sequence ATGGACACAAGCAGCAAAGTATTATCATCATTGAATTACTTTAGTATCTTTTTCGCACCTTTTTTATTCCCGCTTATTGTGTATTTTGTAGTAGAAGAGCCCGTTAAGTATCACGCCAAACGAGCATTAATTTCTCATATTATACCATTTATCGTCATTCTGTTAGCGATTGTATTAGGAATTATTTTTGGCCTTTCCAATTCATTTGGATTAGCAACAGGGTCTATCGTAATTGGATATCTTCTTGCTGGCATTTTGTATATTGTCTATCTTATTTGGAACATCGTACAAGGAATTAAGATATTCATCTGA
- a CDS encoding DedA family protein produces MIQQLLEWLSAFGKPGLYIVMLLEGSSLPFPGVVLVLSFGYILSPGYLNTALLAVNMSVCYSLASLIPYFLGMKLEGFFSKKLKKGLDKGKSFFNRYGVWSIALSRPLGVGNYISYIAGMSGINIVKYFMLTFVGIYPWSYIMIILGDYFQGNYDKFKSFFDSYRIYVYIALLVVVIGIIIFYILKRIRKD; encoded by the coding sequence ATGATTCAACAGTTACTGGAATGGCTAAGTGCTTTTGGCAAGCCAGGTTTATATATTGTCATGTTGTTGGAAGGTTCATCCCTGCCTTTTCCAGGTGTGGTTCTGGTGCTTTCCTTCGGCTATATATTATCTCCGGGGTATTTAAATACGGCCTTGCTGGCAGTTAACATGAGCGTGTGTTACAGCCTTGCCAGCTTGATTCCTTATTTTTTAGGTATGAAGCTAGAGGGATTTTTTTCAAAAAAGCTAAAGAAGGGCTTGGACAAGGGAAAGTCATTCTTTAATCGGTATGGGGTATGGAGCATCGCTTTATCCCGTCCGCTTGGTGTCGGTAATTATATTTCCTATATAGCGGGTATGAGCGGGATTAACATAGTCAAATACTTTATGTTGACGTTTGTAGGAATATATCCGTGGTCCTATATCATGATCATTTTAGGAGATTATTTCCAGGGCAATTATGACAAATTCAAAAGCTTTTTCGACTCCTATCGTATTTATGTTTATATAGCACTTCTAGTTGTTGTCATTGGGATTATAATATTTTATATTTTAAAAAGGATAAGAAAAGACTAA
- a CDS encoding CidA/LrgA family protein gives MCKIIIQIVILYCVFLVGNWIQHSLNLFIPGSVIGMILLFILLSTNILKAKWIEEGSNFIIKNLTLFFIPATAGILNYFDVFSGKGFLLVIIVLISTVFVMGGSGFVSQWIIKRKELKHD, from the coding sequence ATGTGTAAAATTATTATTCAAATTGTTATATTGTATTGTGTTTTTTTAGTCGGAAATTGGATTCAGCATTCCCTAAACTTGTTTATACCGGGGAGTGTCATTGGGATGATTCTGCTATTTATCTTGCTCTCTACAAATATATTAAAAGCAAAGTGGATTGAGGAAGGGTCGAATTTTATTATCAAAAATTTAACGCTCTTTTTTATCCCGGCAACTGCAGGGATCTTGAATTACTTTGACGTTTTTTCTGGCAAGGGGTTCCTTCTGGTCATCATTGTCCTCATAAGTACGGTTTTCGTTATGGGTGGTTCAGGATTTGTAAGTCAATGGATTATCAAAAGAAAGGAATTAAAACATGATTAA